The genomic stretch TCCGGTATCTTGACACATACTTCCCAGAAAGGAAATAAACGTCATTTGCCGGACACAGCCCCTGATCTGGTTTTTTCCACTTTCCGCAGCGATCAAGTCCAATTGCCCACCGTCTCCGACTGCCTTCCTCTGCCTTCGAATTCGACCTGATTCAAATTTTCCATGCTATAATAAGAGGGCCGACGTAGCTTTGGGGACATGTATGAATGAGATGCGCCACTGGCAGACTGTGCCCTGGTTCCTTTCGTTATCACCGCTATCCTTTCGATGTGTAGCTTATGGGAGTCAGGTGGGTTCCATTTTCCGGTGAAAGAGGGTATTTAACCGGTTGTTACTGTAATGGAACGGTAAGGTCGCGTAGAATCGCTCCATAGGATCATCAACATATAGGAGATGAAGAGATGATTAGTGACGACGCCTGTGAACAATCATGGACTCGGGGAAAGCGCCGAATTCGGCGGGCAGTGCAACTGAACAGATTGATGTCAGCGACATAAGAAAGTGTTAAGGTTGAGCCGAAATCTTTGACTAGTTACCTAGTAAGAGAGTAGACTCAACTTGAACGCGCGACATCTCACTCCCGGTCCACAATCGGTCGCATCATCCCTGTGTAGCACTCATCGGCGGGTATTTATTATCGGTCGCTCTACTTAAAAAATCGGAACCGGTTGTGTTAATAAGTATGTACAATGAAGAAATTTTAGATGACGCGATCGCTACTGATACCCACTGAAGAGAACGTACCCTCGATCGCAAAATCTTCGGGAGTATGGGAAAGTTATTTTGAGAGGCGACCAAGATGCAGTGGAGATGCAGTTCAAAGTAGCAACTTCGATATGTACAGTTGATGATAGATCCTTGTTGAAAGTTCTCCGACGATCAGAACTCTCTCGTGAATACATTTAGAGAGGGTTCCAGTTCTCAAGGGATTCAACCGCATTCCCTGTTTCAAGAACTAATTTTTGTACTATGCGAAAGCCAAGAGCACTGCAAAACCACACCTAACTAAGGCTTTCTCACGGTTTCGGTCATTTAACTCCTATTGCACTTGTTAAGAACTGAATATAATCCGTAGATGCCAATTCGAGTCTTGAGGCGAAATGACTGGTGGGTAAGTAGGAATTGAGATGTCTAAAGTCATGCCCAACTTTCTTAGGCGAATTCATTCTTCGCTTTATATTTTACAGACGAAAGGTGCATGCTGGATCAATGTGGCTGGTAAATCGATCAGTCAATGAAAGTCACCGAAAATTGTCTATAGATGTTTACGACTCACAGTGCGGCTTCTGACGATGAGTGTGGTAACGGAACCAAAAGGTAAAGCTGTAAATAATTTTCACATCGTGCACTTCGCATCCAAGCATGGGATATAAATCAGCAATGTCATCTATCTGTACTGTGATTTTGTTTACTCCGAGTGCTTGCGGCTTAGCCCTTAGGACACAAACGTGCTTCATTGAGAGACACCAAATTGCAAATCTCCGAGTCGCAAGGCTGTGTGCATGTCTTGAGTATGGCCCTAAGCTGCTAAAATGGACGGTGCTACTTAGAAATGAGGACTTAATCTAGTCACAGAAAAATGGATCACAAACTTTTCACAATTTAGAATGTTGAGCTAGCAATCACGTTTCTTGCTTCATCAAGCACAATGGATAACCCTGATACTGCTTGAATAGAAGTGCCTTCCAGATTCTCTTCATGCCTCAAAGGGGGAAAATCTCCAAAAAAGACATAACCAGGTATGTACCTGTCAACGAATCTGCCAAACAATTAGGACCGGCAGGCTACACCAGAAACAGAGGACCACGAACGATTGGACGGCAGTATCTGACATTCCTTTTCCACCATTGCGGGATTTCATATTATGTTCCTGATCCAGTCTCCACTTGTACACCACCTCATAGCGCGATACGTGGCTAAATGGTGGCTCCTCCGGTTTGAGCTGGAGCGAGATCAATCACCCAGTGATTAAAGTAACGCCCTAGGCGAAGCACACTCTACCTGCACGAAGATGTCAAAAAAGCTCCATAGTCGCGAGTACTGTTTTAGGTATTCATTGATAATTTTTAAATCTGCAGGTCGACAAATGTTGTCGAGCCCACGGTTCAGCTTCCGCCGTTCTGAGTCCCAAACACCTCTCCACCGAGATAAAATTTCTTGTTCTGATATAGGGGAAAAGCCGACACACCAGCCTTCGAAGATTACAACATCTATCCTGGGAGGCTGTACTACGATTGTGCCAGTTCCATCGACAGGAAGACGGTCGCCTTCACCTGAATGTAAGCTTTTGTCAAATCTTGGCAACTCAATAGTGCTGTTGCCGGTTTTCAATGCAGACAAAATTTGCACTCCAAGATCAACATCATGGGTCCCGGGTTGTCCGCGGCCATTCAAAAGTGGATTGTCTGAGTTAGCGGCGGCCAGGAGCACTAAATCTTTGTGAGGAAGATACAAATCATCGATAGATAGGACTGCGACACGGAGAGAATGCGGTGGTTTCTGCAGCAAAGATTGTACGTGAGTGGCGAGATACGATTTTCCGGAGCCCTGTGGACCCTGGATTGCAACGAAAAGAGGTCTATGTTGAGAGAGTTTGCGC from Psilocybe cubensis strain MGC-MH-2018 chromosome 2, whole genome shotgun sequence encodes the following:
- a CDS encoding putative ATP-dependent kinase TDA10, coding for MTALNLIAEYVLRKLSQHRPLFVAIQGPQGSGKSYLATHVQSLLQKPPHSLRVAVLSIDDLYLPHKDLVLLAAANSDNPLLNGRGQPGTHDVDLGVQILSALKTGNSTIELPRFDKSLHSGEGDRLPVDGTGTIVVQPPRIDVVIFEGWCVGFSPISEQEILSRWRGVWDSERRKLNRGLDNICRPADLKIINEYLKQYSRLWSFFDIFVQLKPEEPPFSHVSRYEVVYKWRLDQEHNMKSRNGGKGMSDTAVQSFVDRYIPGYVFFGDFPPLRHEENLEGTSIQAVSGLSIVLDEARNVIASSTF